The Micromonospora krabiensis genome window below encodes:
- a CDS encoding helix-turn-helix transcriptional regulator, whose product MEETLLERLGVSATAEAVYWAMLDHPTWDVSELATNLDIPETVVHDALSALADRALITPSTSRPGALRAVSPQIGLLALLDQAEQQMIAQQATLQAARASVLARAASHDTYREREEIVRLEGVDAVRERLAEHARTASESFMTLTTGRAMPAQAIETGKTLTRIALSRGVTIRHIYQERVLHDAASRAYAELMAAQGEQSRVMPEAPLRMTLVDRQFALIPIEPRSGRGALEIRGNHLVSTLCLLFDMLWERSTPFPRPSSADENGLTDQAVAILRLLRQGRTDEAIGRQLGLSERTVRRIVRDLMRRLDAESRFQAGVEAALRRWI is encoded by the coding sequence ATGGGATGTAAGCGAGCTCGCCACGAACCTCGACATCCCGGAGACCGTCGTCCACGACGCTCTCTCCGCGCTCGCCGACCGCGCGCTCATCACACCCTCGACCAGCCGGCCCGGCGCCCTCCGCGCGGTAAGCCCGCAGATCGGCCTCCTCGCCCTCCTCGACCAGGCCGAGCAGCAGATGATCGCGCAGCAGGCGACGCTCCAGGCGGCACGCGCCTCCGTGCTCGCCCGCGCCGCCAGCCACGACACTTACCGCGAGCGCGAGGAGATCGTCCGACTCGAAGGCGTCGACGCGGTGCGCGAGCGCCTCGCCGAACACGCCCGCACCGCATCCGAAAGCTTCATGACCCTCACCACCGGTCGCGCGATGCCGGCGCAGGCCATCGAGACCGGCAAAACACTGACCCGGATCGCTCTGTCCAGAGGGGTGACGATCCGACACATTTACCAGGAACGCGTCCTGCACGACGCCGCCTCCCGCGCGTACGCAGAGCTGATGGCCGCGCAGGGCGAACAGAGCCGGGTGATGCCCGAGGCGCCGCTGCGGATGACCCTGGTCGACCGACAGTTCGCGCTCATCCCGATCGAGCCGCGCTCCGGCCGCGGCGCGCTGGAAATCCGCGGCAACCACTTGGTCTCGACGCTGTGTCTGCTCTTCGACATGCTCTGGGAGCGGAGCACACCGTTCCCACGGCCATCCAGCGCAGACGAAAACGGACTGACCGACCAAGCCGTCGCCATCCTGCGGCTACTGCGCCAAGGCCGCACCGACGAGGCGATCGGCCGCCAACTAGGACTCTCCGAGCGCACCGTACGCCGCATCGTGCGCGACCTCATGCGACGCCTCGACGCCGAGAGCCGCTTCCAGGCCGGGGTGGAGGCGGCCCTGCGCCGCTGGATCTGA